Within the Candidatus Neomarinimicrobiota bacterium genome, the region AATGTGTGCCAGTCAGGTCCCATCAGGATGCCTCTGAAAGTGAATCTAGCCGCTGGCAGTTGGATAGTCAAGGGGGGCGGTCCTGATTAGGATTGGCGGCGGATCGTCACCGCTTATTCCAAACGGTATTTATCGAACTGGTCTCCGAGACTGGCCAATTCCCGTTGCATGGCGGCCACCTCACTCACGATCTCAGTGGGGGGTTGCTCAGTCTGCTGCTCGGCTTCCTGCAGCGCTCTGCGCCGCTGCTCGATTTGTGCCAGGAGGGTTTCCCGCTGGAGGGTGGTCAGGCAATCGATGGCCAGGGACATGAGATCAACTGCAGCACGGGTATCGTCGCCGCCCGGCAACTCGGCGGCCATTAAGATCTGGCTGAGCAGTTGGCGCTCCGCGTCGCTGCCGAGCTGGTCCATGAGCGTGCCGGGATCGGGGATGAGCTCCTGCTCCAGCGCGGGGGCCACCGCCTTCCAGAGCGCCCCAAGCAGGGGCTGTGTGAAGAGCTGCTCCGTGGCCCGGTCCACCAGCAGGTTCAGCACGGCACTGTTGTCCTCGAAGGCCAGCCGGATCAGGGTCATCTGCGCCTTGTTGGCCCGCGTGGGCTCAACAGCAGGTGTTGAATCGCCGGCGGCTGCCTGGTCCGCAAGGCCTGGCCCGGCCCCCGAGCGGGGCAGGCGCTGCAGGGCCTCATGGAGTGCCCTTTCGCTGATGCCGGTGAGTTCCCCCACCGTCTTGAGATGTATTTCCCGCACCAGGGGGTCGCGAACCTGGGCCAGTTCCTGGAGCGATTCATCAAGGAAGCGGCGCAAATCCCCCGGCTGCTGCAGATCGCCCTGAAAATGGCTCAGGTGGAAATCCAGGAGTGGCAGGGCCGCCTCCACAGCCTGCAGGAAAGGCCCGGCGCCTTCCCGCCGCACCCAGTCGTCCGGGTCCACGTCCGTCGGCAATTCGGCCACCCGGGGGCTGAGGCCGTTGCGCAGCAGCGTGTAGCCACCTCGGATGGCGGCCTGCACCCCTGCAGCGTCGCCGTCGTAGGCCACGACAATGTTGCTGGCGAGCTTGCGCAGCTCCCGGGCGTGGCGGTCGGTGAGTGCGGTGCCGGATACAGCCACGACGTTCTTGATGCCGGCCTGATACAGCTGGATCAGATCCAGGTAGCCCTCCACGATGATGGCCGCCTCCTGGTCGCGTATGGCGCCCCGGGTCAGCGCCAGGCCGTAAAGAATCTCGCCCTTGTGATAGGCCGGGGTTTCCGGCGAATTCATGTATTTGGCCGGATCCTCACTCTCGAACACCCGCCCGGCGAAGGCCACCACCCGCCCGGCGATATTGCTGATGGGAAACATGATGCGGCTGCGGAAGCGGTCGTAGGTTCCCCGCTCGCCGTCGCCGAACAGCCCCGACTGCTTGAGGGCCTCCTGGGAGAATTTGTGCTGCCCCACGCTCGCATGCAGGTTTTGCCAGCCCGGGGGCGCGTAGCCGAGTTTGAACAGGGCTTGGGTGGTCTCGCTGATCCCCCGCTCCTTCAAATAGGCCCGCACATGCGCCCCGGCTGGGCCCCGGAGGTTTTTCTGGAAGTGTTCGCTGGCCAGCTCGCCCAGGTCGAAAATCTGCTGCACGGTGGCCTTCTTGCGCGGATCGCCGTCGCCCGAGAGCTCCACCGGTATCCCTACCCGGTCCCCCAGCCGCTGGACCGCCTCCACAAAAGTGAGTTTTTCCAGTTCCATGACGAAGCTGATGGCGTTACCGCCCCGACCGCAGCCGAAGCAGTGGAAGATCTGCTTCTGCTGGTTCACACTGAAACTGGGGGTCTTCTCCTGGTGGAATGGGCAGAGGCCGAAGTGGTTGCGCCCCCGTCGCTTGAGTTGCACATAGCCGCTCACCACATCCAGAATGTCTGCGGCGTCACGAATCCGGGCGATCGTCTCCTCGGGAATGCGGGCCATGAGTCGGGGTTATTTTACGATGGTCGCAGCGCTAAAAGTAGCGCCAGCTGTGGCGCGAATAGGCCGGCAGCATTAAGAGCAATAGGGTCGTCATAGGTTTGGGCATGCCCGTGCGCCCTATATGGGGTGCGGCCGACGGTCCGTCAGTAGCCATACGGTCCGCGCCGGACCTCCCGCTTCTCCGGCTGCTTCCAGCCCGGCCCCCGGACGAAACGGCCCGGCGTGGCACCCGTGTGGTTGCCGTCCTTGAGCACCTGCACGCCGTTGACGAACACGTGGACTACTCCCGTAGCGTACTGGTGGGGCGCCTCAAAGGTGGCGTGGTCAATGATGGTCGCTGGGTCAAAGACCACCACATCGCCATAGTATCCTGGCGCCAGCAATCCCCGGCGGTCCAGCTTCAGGTTGGTGGCCGGGAAATGGGTGAGGCGGCGGACGGCCTCCTCCAGGCTCAGTAATTTCTCTGTGCGCACATAATGGCCCAGCAGCCGGGCGAAGGTGCCATAGGCCCGGGGGTGGGGATTGGACTGGAGGAACAACCCCTCGGCCGCCGGCGCCGCTGCATCCGATCCGAAACTCACCCACCGCAGCGCCACCTTACGGCGCACGTTGTCCTCGCTCATGGTGAAGCGCACCGTCCCTACACGGCTGTCGTCCTCGATGATCAGGTCGATGATGGTCGCCTCGGCAGAGGTGCCTCGCTGGGCCGCTACCTCCGCCACGGTCTTGCCAACCAGGTGGCGCAACTGCTCATTGCGGAAACTCACCAGCAGGATATCCTCGGGCGGGATCATGTCCAGCTCCGCCGCCACACGCTCCCGGATGGCCGGGTTCTTTAGGCGCGCTATCCAGGCCTCGTGTCCCCCTGCCTGCACCCACGCAGGGAAGATGAAATCCAGCCCCGTGGAGCTGGCATGGTAGGTGTACATATTGGCTGTGACCGGCAGGCCCTCTGCCCGGGCCGCCGCGATGCGCCGGATCACTGCGTCCAGCTTGTGCCAGTTCGCACGCCGGGCCGCCTTGAGATGGTAGATTTCCCCTCGAATTCCGGACGCCCGCACGATCTCGAAGAATTCATCCAGCGCCGGGAATATCTCGTCGCTCTCATCGCGAATGTGGGAGATATACATGCCATCGTACTCGGCGGCGGCTTGGGCCAGGGCGATGAGCTCAGCGGTGGTGGCGAAGTTGTCCGGCACGTAGGGCAGGGAGGAGCCTACGCCCAGGGCGCCCTCCTCCATGGCCGCGCGCACAAGTCCCTGCATGCGCGCCAGCTCTTCCGGGGTGGGCTGCCGGTCCTCGTAGCCCAGCTCGTGGACACGCACCGTGCTGGCCCCCACGAAAGAGGCCACATTGGGTGCGATGCCCCGGTCCTCCAGGTGCTGCAAGTATTCGCCCAGCGTGGTCCACGTGACCTCGTAATGGAAGTCTCCTTGGCGAGCCCGGCGCCGCTCCCGCATGGCAGCGTTCAGCGGCCCCATGGAACTGCCCTCGCCCAGCACCTCCAGCGTCACCCCCTGGCGGATATCGCTCTGGGCAGTGCCGTCCTGAATCAGGGAGACGTTGGCCCAGCTGAGCATGTTGATGAAGCCCGGCGTCACCGCCAGGCCGGAGGCGTCGATGTCGCTGCGAGCGGTGAGCGAATCCAGCTCACCGATGGCGCTGATGGTGTCGCCATCCAGGGCCACATCGGCCACGTAGGGCGCCGCGCCGCTGCCGTCATAGATGGTGCCGCCCCTGATGATGAGGGCGTGGTCCGGGGCCGGGCCGCAGGCTGCCAGCAATATCAGGCCGGCGGCAACGGCGCTGGAAAGGGTGGCTGTGTTCATCATCGGGTGCTCCTCAAGCCGGTGCTGACGAGGAAGGAATCAGGTGAAATTTAAGGCTACCCCGGAAAGCAGGTGCGGCCCTGATGTTTACTGCAGCGCAGCGCGCGCCGCTTCAAGAAGCACCACCCTCGGCAGCAAGTCAGCGACTGCCCATGAGCGGACGGATCAGGTCTTCGGGCTTCACATCCTTCATGCGCTCCTGCACGTCCTGGATCATCTCGTCCAGCGTGAGTGCCTTGAACAGACCGTTCTTAACCGCCACCAACTGGCGATAGATCACCGATTGGTGCTCCAGCCGCTCAATAAATAATCGGCTGGGCTCGAAACTCTCCAGGATGTAGATCAGCACACCCAGCACAACCAGGCTCTTGAGCAGGCCGAAAACGGTCCCGCCCAGCCGGTCCAGCCAGCCCAGCAAGACCAGCTCCAGCAGCGTGCGCATTACCCGGGTGATGGCGGCAGCGACGAGCAGCGTGGCGAAAAAGATCGCGCCGAAGGCCGCCGCAGACTGCGCCAGCTCGTTGCCCAGGGGGATATATTCCAGCAGCAGGTGGGACAGCCTGTAGCCCAGGATGACGGCGGCCACCAAACCCACGAGCCGGCCAACCTCTTCGATCAGGCCACGCTGGAAACCACGATAGCCAAAGTAGGCTGCGAAGGCCAGGATACCGATGCCGACAGGGTTCATGGCAGACGGCGTTGCGCGTCACGCTGCACTGCGGGCATCTGGGGCGGGAACTGGGGGGTGACCAACATGCAGTGCGTACCGGGGAAATCAAATTAGGGCGGCGCTCCTGGCGACGCAAGGCTTTCCCCAGTCACTGAGTAATATGCTATCCTGCGGCAGCCACTTTGTTGCCGGCCTGACATTTCTCCGATTTGGCGCGTGGACACCGTTTTAATTCGTGTCCGCCGTCCGTAACCTTGGAGCAACCCGGAGGTACGCCATGCGCCGAACATTCCGCTCTCAGACCCATTCGCTGGCCCTGTTGCTGTTGATCCCGTTGCTGCTTGGCAGCCTGGGCGCCCGGGAGGAGGCAGATGAAGAGAAAAAAGCCACCATCGCGGACAAGACCAAGAATGCCCGGAAGTATGCGGGGCTGTTTACCCTGTACCAGGACAAGGACGATGGCAGCACCTATCTACTCATCAAGGAGGGCCAGTTGGACCAGGAATATGTCCACTTTGCCCATACCACCGAGGGGGTGCGGGATGCCGGCCACTTCCGGGGACGCTACCGGCAGGCCAAGGTCTTCACCCTGCGCAAATACTTTAACCGTATCGAGCTGGTGGCCCCCAATACATCCTATTACTTCGATGAGGAGAACCCGCTGAGCCGTGCGTCACAGGCCAATATCAGTCATGCGGTTTTGCTCTCGACCGAAATAGTTGCCGAGCGCAAGGGCCAGGAATACCTCATCAGTGCCGACGCCTTGTTCCGTACCGAAAACCTGTTGCAGCTGAAGCCGTCGCCCGATCCCGATGACAAGGATGCCGCCAAGAAATTCAAGTTGGGCGAGCTGAATAAGGACAAGACTAAATATGTGAGCATACGCAGCTATCCGCAGAACACGGACGTGATCGTGGAATATGTATACGACAACCCGGCGCCGGTGAACCAGGGCCGGGGGGGCATCACCGATGCCCGTGCCGTGAGTATCACCGTGCAGCACAGCCTTATCGCCATGCCGAGGAACAGCTACCAGCCCCGCATGGACGATCCCCGCGTGGGTTTCTTCACCAGCCGGGTGACCGATCTGACCTCCACCAGCGCTACCCCTTACCGCGATTTGATCCACCGCTGGCAGCTGGTGAAAAAGGACCCCGGCGCCGACCTCTCTGAGCCCACCGAGCCCATCGTCTGGTGGCTGGAAAATACCACTCCCTATGAGCTGCGCGACGCCATCACCCGTGGGGTGCTGGCCTGGAATTCGGCGTTCGAGGCGGCGGGCTTCAAGGATGCCATTCAGGTCAAAGTCCAGCCCGACGACGCCACCTGGGATGCCGGCGACATACGCTACAATGTCCTCCGCTGGACCTCCTCGCCCGAGCCATCCTTCGGCGGCTACGGCCCCAGTTTCGTCAATCCGCGCAGCGGGCAGATTCTGGGCGCGGATATCATGCTCGAGTGGGTCTATTTCACCAACCGGTTCAAGTACGACCGGCTGTACAAGACGGCGGTTGACAACATCAGTCCGCAGGAGGAGCCGCAGTACTGTTCGGCGGGCAACTATCTGCATCTGGGCAATCTGTTCGGCAGTGCCGTTTTGTCGGTCGATGGGGTGGTGGACGGTGCCAAGCAGCAGCTGGTTGAGGAAGGCCTCATGTATCTCGCCTTGCACGAGGTCGGGCACACCCTGGGACTCATGCATAACATGAAATCGAGTCAACTGCATGGGCTTGACCAGGTGCACGACACGAGCGTGACCCGGGTGGTGGGTCTCACCGGCTCGGTCATGGACTACCCCGCCATCAATCTGGCCCTGGACCGCACCAAGCAGGGGCAATACTACACAACCCGGCCCGGTCCCTACGACCGGTGGGCCATTGAATTCGGCTACTCGCCGGCACTGGACGGCCCAGCGGGAGCGGCCCAGCGGCGGGCCATTCTGTCGCGCTCCACGGACCCCCGGCTGGCCTTTGGCAACGATGCCGATGACATGCGCTCGCCCGAGCGTGGCATCGACCCCAGGGTGATGATCAATGACATGTCCAGCGACGCCATCGGCTACTCCATTGAGCGGTTCCAGCTCATCAGGAATCTTTACCCGGAGCTCAAAAGCAAATTCGCCGTGGAGGGCGCCTCCTACCACGCCCTTGCGGATGCCTTCAACGTACTTTCGGTGCAGTATAAGCTTTCAGCTGCGGTGGTCTCCCGTTATATCGGCGGGGTCTACGTGGACCGGGCCTTCGTGGGGCAGGACGGCGGCGGGATGCCGCTCACTCCGGTGGACTACGATGAGCAGAAACGGGCTCTGGGGGCCTTGGCGGAGTACGTCTTTGCACCCGACGCTTTTGACGCACCCGGGCAGCTGCACAACTACCTCCAACTGCAGCGCCGCAGCTTCGACTTCTGGGAGCAGACCGAAGATCCCAAGCTCACTGACCGGGTGCTCGACATCCACAAGAATACGCTGGACCACCTGCTCGGTGCCCAGCTCCTCAAGCGCATGTCCGATACCCAGCTATATGGTAACGAGTACGGGCTGGCAGAATACTTGGCCGACCTGTCCGCGGCTATTTTCAAGGCCGACGCCCGAGGCGACGTGAACCCCTACCGCCAGAACCTTCAGGTGGAGTACGTCAACCGGCTCATGGGTGTCATTGCACCCGAAGGCGCCTACCACCATATGGCAAAAAGCGCCGCCTACAGCAGCCTGGAGCGGATCAGACAGCAGGTTGCCAAAGCGAAAGGTGACCCGGAAACCAGGGCCCACCGGCGTTACTTGAACCAGCGGATACACAACGCATTTGAGGCCCTCTAGTCGGGATTTCAGGTCATCCCTGGGGCGTGGGGTCGACGCGGGCCCGAGCGAATGGCAACGCTTTCAGTTAATCGCTGGGCGCATTAAATTAGCGCGCTCTTTTTGGGGCGGTTAGCTCAGTTGGTTAGAGCGCTGCGTTCACATCGCAGAGGCCATCCGTTCGAGTCGGATACTGCCCACATGCCCGTGCGGAATGCCAGCTGATGTCGTTGAGCGCAGGGTTTAAGGCCCACATTGCCTGGCCCGTTTCTCAGCGCGCACCGTCCGGTGCCTTGCTTACGCTCGTTTGCAGGTCCACAGCATGAAGGAAAGCCTGGCTCTGCTCATCAAGCTCCAGGCGGTGGACTCCGAACTCATGGAGATTGAGGAGCAGAAGGGGGACCTGCCCGCCCAGGTAGAACGACTCTCCGATGAATTGGATGAGTTGGCGAAAGGTGCGGCGGCAAAGAGGGTCCGGCTCGAAGAAATCGAACACGAGAGTAATCAGCTGCAGGGGACGCTGGAAGACACCCGCGGGCAGCTGAAAAAATATCAGGAGCAGCTCCTGCTGGTGGCCACCAACCGGGCCTACGACGCCCTGTCGGCAGAAATCGATGGCGCCAAAAAAAGCGTGGACGAGGGTGAGTTTCACGCCTTGGAATTGATCGAAGAACGTCAGCGGCTTACCGATGAGCTGAAGAGCGATGAACTCCTGGCGGAGCAAAAGCGCGTCGACCTCGATACCCAGAAGAAATCGCTGAAGTCAACTGTGGCGGCCAACGACGAGCGCAGCACGGCCCTTTCCAAGGAGCGCAACCAGATCCAGCCCCAGATAGAGTCCCGCTACATGGGGGCGTATGAGCGCATCAGTGCTGCCAGGGAGGGTCGCGCTGTAGTGCCCATATCGCGCGGAGCCTGCGGCGTCTGCTTCCATCGTATTCCGCCCCAGCAACAGGTGGAGATCAAGGCGATGGACCGGATTGTTACCTGTGACAGCTGTGGTGTCATCCTGTACTGGGCGGAGGAATAGGCCCCTCCGCTAATATTACTGCACGCCCCAACCGCCCCGATTCATGTCCCAACGCGCCCAATTGCCCTTAAATTCACCCTGGAGACTGGCCGGATGGCTGCTCCCCATTTCGTGCGCCGAAAGGTGAACTGGAATCGGGGAGAGGAAAGTCCGAACTCCGCGGGACAGGGCGCCTCCTAACGGGAGGGGCGTCCGACCGGTGCCGCGATGCGGTTTCCGGCCGGGCGTACGGAAAGTGCCACAGAGAATAGACTACCGTGGCCGGCCCTCGGGCAGGTCACGGCAAAGGTGAAACGGTGGTGTAAGAGACCACCAGTCCCGGTTGTGAGGCCGGGAGCTGGTAAACCCCGCCTGGAGCAAGACCGCGCAGCGCCCTCCGGTCCCCATGTGGGACCGGGCCAGTGGTCCGCTGGTATCCCGAAGCTTCGGGATGGGGCGCGGGTAGGTCGCTAGAACCTGGCTGCGAGGCCAGGTCCAGATGAATAGCCATCATCCCGAAGTTTCGGGATACAGAATTCGGCTTATAGGCCGGTCTCCAAATCTTTAGGTGGGCTGCGCCCTTCTACTACACAGGAGTTGAGCGATCCCAGGTTTGTCAGATGTGAGCACCCAGTGGGATTTCACCACGCCCGACCCGGACCTGGTTCAGCGGGCGGTAGCGGCCTTTGATGTTCCGGAAATCTACGCCCGCGTCCTGGTGCAGCGCGGGATCACCGACCGGGAGGTAGGCGCGAAGTTCTTCCATCCCGGCCGGGAACAGCTGCACGACCCCTTCCTCATGAAAGACATGGCCAAAGCCGTCGACCGCGTGCTGGCCCAGATGAGCACCGACCGCCCCATGCTCATATTTGGCGACTATGACGTGGACGGAACCACCG harbors:
- a CDS encoding DNA primase, whose product is MARIPEETIARIRDAADILDVVSGYVQLKRRGRNHFGLCPFHQEKTPSFSVNQQKQIFHCFGCGRGGNAISFVMELEKLTFVEAVQRLGDRVGIPVELSGDGDPRKKATVQQIFDLGELASEHFQKNLRGPAGAHVRAYLKERGISETTQALFKLGYAPPGWQNLHASVGQHKFSQEALKQSGLFGDGERGTYDRFRSRIMFPISNIAGRVVAFAGRVFESEDPAKYMNSPETPAYHKGEILYGLALTRGAIRDQEAAIIVEGYLDLIQLYQAGIKNVVAVSGTALTDRHARELRKLASNIVVAYDGDAAGVQAAIRGGYTLLRNGLSPRVAELPTDVDPDDWVRREGAGPFLQAVEAALPLLDFHLSHFQGDLQQPGDLRRFLDESLQELAQVRDPLVREIHLKTVGELTGISERALHEALQRLPRSGAGPGLADQAAAGDSTPAVEPTRANKAQMTLIRLAFEDNSAVLNLLVDRATEQLFTQPLLGALWKAVAPALEQELIPDPGTLMDQLGSDAERQLLSQILMAAELPGGDDTRAAVDLMSLAIDCLTTLQRETLLAQIEQRRRALQEAEQQTEQPPTEIVSEVAAMQRELASLGDQFDKYRLE
- a CDS encoding D-aminoacylase gives rise to the protein MMNTATLSSAVAAGLILLAACGPAPDHALIIRGGTIYDGSGAAPYVADVALDGDTISAIGELDSLTARSDIDASGLAVTPGFINMLSWANVSLIQDGTAQSDIRQGVTLEVLGEGSSMGPLNAAMRERRRARQGDFHYEVTWTTLGEYLQHLEDRGIAPNVASFVGASTVRVHELGYEDRQPTPEELARMQGLVRAAMEEGALGVGSSLPYVPDNFATTAELIALAQAAAEYDGMYISHIRDESDEIFPALDEFFEIVRASGIRGEIYHLKAARRANWHKLDAVIRRIAAARAEGLPVTANMYTYHASSTGLDFIFPAWVQAGGHEAWIARLKNPAIRERVAAELDMIPPEDILLVSFRNEQLRHLVGKTVAEVAAQRGTSAEATIIDLIIEDDSRVGTVRFTMSEDNVRRKVALRWVSFGSDAAAPAAEGLFLQSNPHPRAYGTFARLLGHYVRTEKLLSLEEAVRRLTHFPATNLKLDRRGLLAPGYYGDVVVFDPATIIDHATFEAPHQYATGVVHVFVNGVQVLKDGNHTGATPGRFVRGPGWKQPEKREVRRGPYGY
- a CDS encoding CvpA family protein codes for the protein MNPVGIGILAFAAYFGYRGFQRGLIEEVGRLVGLVAAVILGYRLSHLLLEYIPLGNELAQSAAAFGAIFFATLLVAAAITRVMRTLLELVLLGWLDRLGGTVFGLLKSLVVLGVLIYILESFEPSRLFIERLEHQSVIYRQLVAVKNGLFKALTLDEMIQDVQERMKDVKPEDLIRPLMGSR
- a CDS encoding zinc-dependent metalloprotease, which translates into the protein MRRTFRSQTHSLALLLLIPLLLGSLGAREEADEEKKATIADKTKNARKYAGLFTLYQDKDDGSTYLLIKEGQLDQEYVHFAHTTEGVRDAGHFRGRYRQAKVFTLRKYFNRIELVAPNTSYYFDEENPLSRASQANISHAVLLSTEIVAERKGQEYLISADALFRTENLLQLKPSPDPDDKDAAKKFKLGELNKDKTKYVSIRSYPQNTDVIVEYVYDNPAPVNQGRGGITDARAVSITVQHSLIAMPRNSYQPRMDDPRVGFFTSRVTDLTSTSATPYRDLIHRWQLVKKDPGADLSEPTEPIVWWLENTTPYELRDAITRGVLAWNSAFEAAGFKDAIQVKVQPDDATWDAGDIRYNVLRWTSSPEPSFGGYGPSFVNPRSGQILGADIMLEWVYFTNRFKYDRLYKTAVDNISPQEEPQYCSAGNYLHLGNLFGSAVLSVDGVVDGAKQQLVEEGLMYLALHEVGHTLGLMHNMKSSQLHGLDQVHDTSVTRVVGLTGSVMDYPAINLALDRTKQGQYYTTRPGPYDRWAIEFGYSPALDGPAGAAQRRAILSRSTDPRLAFGNDADDMRSPERGIDPRVMINDMSSDAIGYSIERFQLIRNLYPELKSKFAVEGASYHALADAFNVLSVQYKLSAAVVSRYIGGVYVDRAFVGQDGGGMPLTPVDYDEQKRALGALAEYVFAPDAFDAPGQLHNYLQLQRRSFDFWEQTEDPKLTDRVLDIHKNTLDHLLGAQLLKRMSDTQLYGNEYGLAEYLADLSAAIFKADARGDVNPYRQNLQVEYVNRLMGVIAPEGAYHHMAKSAAYSSLERIRQQVAKAKGDPETRAHRRYLNQRIHNAFEAL